A DNA window from Theobroma cacao cultivar B97-61/B2 chromosome 5, Criollo_cocoa_genome_V2, whole genome shotgun sequence contains the following coding sequences:
- the LOC18600188 gene encoding auxin-responsive protein IAA16 yields MTSIMDAACDKYSMINFEETELRLGLPGGNGNDGEMTKNNGKRGFSETVDLKLNLSTAKEAVADEAEKVKEKSTVAPRSADPAKPPAKAQVVGWPPVRSFRKNIMAVQKNSSDVEGEKAGSSNTTTATVAAAFVKVSMDGAPYLRKVDLKLYKSYQELSDALGKMFSSFTIGNCGSQGMKDFMNESKLIDLLNGSEYVPTYEDKDGDWMLVGDVPWEMFVDSCKRLRIMKGSEAIGLAPRAVEKCKNRS; encoded by the exons ATGACTAGCATTATGGACGCGGCGTGTGACAAGTATAGCATGATTAATTTCGAAGAGACGGAGTTACGTCTAGGATTACCGGGAGGAAATGGAAACGATGGTGAAATGACGAAAAACAACGGCAAAAGAGGGTTTTCGGAGACCGTTGATTTGAAGCTTAACCTTTCGACAGCAAAGGAGGCAGTGGCAGATGAAGCTGAGAAGGTTAAGGAAAAGAGCACTGTTGCTCCTCGCTCTGCTGACCCTGCAAAGCCCCCTGCAAA GGCACAAGTGGTGGGATGGCCACCTGTCAGGTCCTTCCGTAAGAACATCATGGCCGTCCAGAAGAACAGCTCCGACGTTGAGGGCGAGAAGGCCGGCAGCAGCAACACCACCACCGCCACCGTGGCGGCAGCCTTCGTTAAGGTCAGCATGGATGGAGCACCATATCTACGCAAGGTGGACTTGAAATTGTACAAGAGTTACCAAGAACTTTCTGATGCCTTAGGCAAAATGTTCAGCTCCTTCACTATTGGTAACTGTGGGTCACAAGGCATGAAAGATTTCATGAACGAGAGCAAATTGATAGACCTCTTGAATGGTTCTGAGTATGTTCCTACTTATGAAGACAAGGATGGAGATTGGATGCTTGTTGGTGATGTCCCATGGGA AATGTTCGTCGATTCATGCAAACGCTTGCGAATCATGAAGGGATCTGAAGCGATTGGACTCG CCCCAAGGGCAGTAGAGAAGTGCAAGAACAGAAGCTGA
- the LOC18600189 gene encoding auxin-induced protein 22D isoform X2, with the protein MAFEKDLNLDATALRLGLPGTSEEQTSASGKSNKRALPDMNEESVSGDNSNVADARKCDQETAPPSKAQVVGWPPIRSYRKNCLQPKKTEAEAAGIYVKVSMDGAPYLRKIDLKVYKGYPELLKALEDMFKFKVNIQRGKDTMDQNLYPPMKIKMVTGCWLEMFHGKCSQIPAKG; encoded by the exons ATGGCATTTGAGAAAGATCTTAACCTTGATGCTACCGCGCTCCGACTAGGCCTGCCGGGCACCTCTGAGGAGCAAACATCTGCAAGTGGTAAGAGTAACAAAAGAGCCTTGCCTGATATGAATGAAGAATCTGTTTCTGGTGACAATTCTAATGTGGCAGATGCTAGGAAATGTGACCAGGAAACTGCTCCACCATCCAA GGCACAAGTTGTAGGGTGGCCACCAATCCGATCTTACAGGAAAAACTGCCTCCAACCAAAGAAAACTGAGGCTGAAGCTGCTGGGATCTATGTCAAAGTTAGCATGGATGGAGCTCCTTATCTTAGAAAGATAGATTTGAAGGTGTACAAGGGCTACCCAGAATTGCTCAAGGCCCTCGAAGACATGTTCAAGTTCAAA GTGAATATTCAGAGAGGGAAGGATACAATGGATCAGAATTTGTACCCACCTATGAAGATAAAGATGGTGACTGGATGTTGGTTGGAGATGTTCCATGGGA AATGTTCACAAATTCCTGCAAAAGGCTGA
- the LOC18600189 gene encoding auxin-responsive protein IAA4 isoform X1: MAFEKDLNLDATALRLGLPGTSEEQTSASGKSNKRALPDMNEESVSGDNSNVADARKCDQETAPPSKAQVVGWPPIRSYRKNCLQPKKTEAEAAGIYVKVSMDGAPYLRKIDLKVYKGYPELLKALEDMFKFKVGEYSEREGYNGSEFVPTYEDKDGDWMLVGDVPWEMFTNSCKRLRIMKGSEARGLGCVV; encoded by the exons ATGGCATTTGAGAAAGATCTTAACCTTGATGCTACCGCGCTCCGACTAGGCCTGCCGGGCACCTCTGAGGAGCAAACATCTGCAAGTGGTAAGAGTAACAAAAGAGCCTTGCCTGATATGAATGAAGAATCTGTTTCTGGTGACAATTCTAATGTGGCAGATGCTAGGAAATGTGACCAGGAAACTGCTCCACCATCCAA GGCACAAGTTGTAGGGTGGCCACCAATCCGATCTTACAGGAAAAACTGCCTCCAACCAAAGAAAACTGAGGCTGAAGCTGCTGGGATCTATGTCAAAGTTAGCATGGATGGAGCTCCTTATCTTAGAAAGATAGATTTGAAGGTGTACAAGGGCTACCCAGAATTGCTCAAGGCCCTCGAAGACATGTTCAAGTTCAAAGTTG GTGAATATTCAGAGAGGGAAGGATACAATGGATCAGAATTTGTACCCACCTATGAAGATAAAGATGGTGACTGGATGTTGGTTGGAGATGTTCCATGGGA AATGTTCACAAATTCCTGCAAAAGGCTGAGGATAATGAAAGGATCAGAAGCAAGAGGGTTGGGTTGTGTTGTATGA